TTCTCAACTTGATCAGCTTCGTTTGCGACTTTGTCGATACAGCAGTCTCACGCTACACCGGTCGCGTTCGAATTTGGGAGATCTCCGCTGCCGGCAATTATGGGGGAGCACTCAACCTTAATGAAGAGCAGTGCTTATCCCTGACAGCAAGAACTTTGGAAGCGGGAGTCCGCACTGACAGCGACTCCCAATTCTTTATTCGCATCGAACAACCGTGGGGTGAGTACCAACGGTTCGGACATCATCAGCTCACACCGTTTCAATTCGTGGATGCACTCGTTCGTTCGAATCTTGGCCTGACCGGTGTGAGTCTCGACATCAACGTCGGCTACACGAATCGAGCCTGCCTGCCGCATGACATTTTGTCGATCTCGAAACTGATCGATCTCTGGAGCCTTCTCGGCCTGCAAATTCACGTCAATCTCGCCTGTCCGTCGGCTGCTTCGCACGACCCGCTCGCTGATCCCACGATCGCGGTCCGCTCGCATCCTTCTCAACCGCAATGGACCGAAGAACGACAAGCCCAATGGATGGGTGAAATCGTTCCGCTGCTCATGGCGAAACCCTCTGTGACAGGCGTCTTTCTGGACCAGTTCAGCGACGGGGCACCGCATCGGCATCCACACAGTGGGCTGCTGACCGCAGATGGACACTCGAAGAAAATGCTCGAAACTCTTCAGCAGCAGTCCAGATTCGAAACGCAGTAGCGAGAGCAGTTTTGCTCTCCTCGTTTCGCATTTCCGCTCATTGCATTGCACAATCGACCTCGGTCGACTCACAATCTAGCTGTTCGACGGATTGTCTATCCGAGAGCAACAGAGGTACGTGCCCGCCGATCCTATGATTGAACGTGAGAACGATCTACTCTCACTCCTCAGGATCACTGAACGAAAGATCCCCGATGCGAAGTCACACCAGCTTGCATGTTTTCGTCGCGCTGCTGTTTTCCAGCCTTATGCTGTCGACCAATGTCAGGGCCGAAGACGATTCCAACTGGCTGCCCAAGTTTCTCGAAGCGGAAACGCAAAAGTGTGCTGAGTTGACTGTCGCAGCGATGTCGAATCTCGACACCTGGAAGCAAAAGAAACCGGAGTACCTCCAACAGCTTCAGCAGATGCTAGGACTTTCCCCCTGGCCTGAACGAACACCTCTCAATGCAAAAGTGACAGCGACTCATCAACGCGACGGCGTGATCGTCGAGAACATTGTGTTCGAGTCAATGCCCGGCCTGTATGTGACAGGCAACTTCTACCGCCCGGAAACACAAACTGAGCCACTGCCTGCCATTCTTTACGTGTGTGGTCATGCCCGAGTTCGTGAGAATGGAATCAACTACGGTAATAAGGTCAGCTATCACCATCATGGTGTCTGGTTTGCACAGAACGGATACGTCTGCTTGACCATCGACACGATTCAGCTTGGCGAGATTGAAGGCTTGCACCACGGAACTTACCGCGAAGGAATGTGGTGGTGGCACAATCGCGGATACACGCCCGCCGGTGTGGAAGCCTGGAACGGAATTCGGTCGCTGGACTATCTTGAGTCTCGCCCGGAAGTCGACTCCAAGCGATTTGGAATGACAGGGCGTTCAGGTGGAGGCGCTTACACCTGGTGGGTCGCCGCTCTCGACGAACGCATCGCCGCAGCGGTCCCCGTTGCTGGGATCACAAGCCTCCAGAATCATGTGATCGACGATTGCATCGAGGGGCACTGCGACTGCATGTTTCAGGTGAACGCCTATCAATGGGACTTTCCGATTGTCGCAGCTTTGATCGCCCCGCGTCCGCTATTGATCTCCAACACTGACAAAGACTCCATCTTCCCTTTGGATGGAGTTGTTGATGTCTACATGAAGACGCGACACCTGTACGAATTGTACGGTCAGCTTGATCACATCGGCCTCAACATCACAGAGGGACCGCATAAAGACACGCAACGCTTACAAGTCAGCGCATTTCATTGGTTCAACCGTTTCCTCAAAGGCGAGGACCAACCCATTGAATCCGTCGCTGAAAAGATCTTTACCAAAGAAGAACTGAAAGTCTTCGACACGATCCCAGCAGATGAACGAACATCAACCATTCACGAATCGTTCGTTCCCATTGCCGATCTTCAGATTCCTCAAACCACCTCGGAACAACTTGAACTCGCCAATAAACTGCAATCCGAACTCTTGAAGACGAGTTTCCGCAACTGGCCGAACTCGGACAGCGACGGCCCAGTCCAATTCGAACCTGTTCAAGAAACGAAGAGCGATGGACTCATGCTGCGAGAGTTCAAACTCGCCAGCGACGCAAGTTGCAGCCTTCCCGTCTTCGTGGTCTTGAGTGATCAAGTAAGCACGCCGAAGGCATTGGAATTCGTCGTTTGTGACGACTCCACATGGAGCAGATTTGCGAAACAAGTCGGCGAGCATTTTCCGACTCATCCGAATGTCACCGTTTCCAATCAAGCTGAGAACCAAACTCTGGAAGCAGATGAGGCTGTGGACGTTTCGATGCTGATTGAATCATTGAGAGAGTCTGACTCTTTAAAAGGAAAAGCACTCGCCTTCCTCGCTCCACGTGGGTTTGGGGCTTCCGCATGGCCGTCCGAACTCCGCGCAGCCACGCATGCGAAACGAAGGCTTGCTCTCCTCGGTCACACCTTGGACAGCCTGAGAGTCTTTGACATCGTGGAGGCCTGCAAAGGGCTGCACCAACAACCAGAATTCTCAAATGTAGAACTGACAGTTTCCGGCCCTAAAGATATTGCAGGAGTCGTGACAACCGCCGCCCTGATTTCGCCATTGATCGATCGCGTCGAACTGCCGTCAGCCGATCAAGTTTCTCCACCGGAATTGTTGATGTCCGATCAAGTTGTTCCGTTCGATACGTTGACGAAGCTTGTGGCACTGACGAAGGTGCAAGCCGAAAACGAATAGCGGAATCTCGTTCCGGTTCGTCACTGTTACTCGACACGAGCGGTCGCTGCTATTGTGCGATTTGATGAGAGCGGGGACAACGTGAAGCGATCTTTCGAGCACTTTCTGATTTTGCCTGCACGATCTCGCATGAGCAAGCACAGCCTTTTGACTTATGAAACAAAGCGAGCGAGTGCATAGGAAAGAGCAACTTGCGCTAGGTTTTGCTGAGTCGCTTCACTTCCGCCGGAGAAATCTGTCCGTCATGCAGTGCAGATGCAACGAGGAGTCCGTCGATATCGCACGCATTTTGAAGTTCTTCGATCTCCTCCCAGTTGCGGATGCCTCCTCCCGTCCAGATTTTCGCCTGTGGGTTCCTTTCCAAGATCGATTGGCAAACCCCAAGAGTTTGAAGACCTCCATTCATGCCGACAGCGGCGAGGTCGAGGACAATGTATTTGGTTAGACCGAAGCCTG
This DNA window, taken from Thalassoglobus sp. JC818, encodes the following:
- a CDS encoding acetylxylan esterase, with amino-acid sequence MRSHTSLHVFVALLFSSLMLSTNVRAEDDSNWLPKFLEAETQKCAELTVAAMSNLDTWKQKKPEYLQQLQQMLGLSPWPERTPLNAKVTATHQRDGVIVENIVFESMPGLYVTGNFYRPETQTEPLPAILYVCGHARVRENGINYGNKVSYHHHGVWFAQNGYVCLTIDTIQLGEIEGLHHGTYREGMWWWHNRGYTPAGVEAWNGIRSLDYLESRPEVDSKRFGMTGRSGGGAYTWWVAALDERIAAAVPVAGITSLQNHVIDDCIEGHCDCMFQVNAYQWDFPIVAALIAPRPLLISNTDKDSIFPLDGVVDVYMKTRHLYELYGQLDHIGLNITEGPHKDTQRLQVSAFHWFNRFLKGEDQPIESVAEKIFTKEELKVFDTIPADERTSTIHESFVPIADLQIPQTTSEQLELANKLQSELLKTSFRNWPNSDSDGPVQFEPVQETKSDGLMLREFKLASDASCSLPVFVVLSDQVSTPKALEFVVCDDSTWSRFAKQVGEHFPTHPNVTVSNQAENQTLEADEAVDVSMLIESLRESDSLKGKALAFLAPRGFGASAWPSELRAATHAKRRLALLGHTLDSLRVFDIVEACKGLHQQPEFSNVELTVSGPKDIAGVVTTAALISPLIDRVELPSADQVSPPELLMSDQVVPFDTLTKLVALTKVQAENE